A single Ctenopharyngodon idella isolate HZGC_01 chromosome 22, HZGC01, whole genome shotgun sequence DNA region contains:
- the LOC127505426 gene encoding uncharacterized protein LOC127505426: MDKDVNAVEVCGARQKAQSRVKGVDTVTSVTPILQLQAVSTALGPEDIERLAESLPSVQRNFSEFRTELSRKMKLYDMSLAEVTQLMSQILKESEFSDFESAVNNSEFQHSSKGELREGVLRVLQNLVGPKVDWPKITSCVQKDETVSEYTERFCQSAAAYSGIADTPEKVLEDNGPLVRMWFDGLSSEYKNALPFLDLTWSNGTLQNNLDRLAIWERDSDVKTRVKIAAASFKVNTENRQKRKCPKREGSCHYCGKPGHWMKECRKNKKTFKEMNSFTQSTCHTETAPPLFSKHLEQQLTDMLTIWAVSA, translated from the coding sequence ATGGATAAAGATGTAAATGCAGTTGAAGTGTGTGGAGCGAGACAAAAGGCTCAGAGTAGGGTAAAAGGTGTTGACACAGTTACATCTGTAACCCCCATACTCCAGTTACAAGCAGTCAGTACAGCTCTAGGTCCTGAAGACATAGAAAGACTTGCTGAGAGTTTGCCATCAGTGCAGAGAAATTTTTCTGAGTTTAGGACAGAGTTGTCCAGGAAAATGAAGCTCTATGATATGTCCCTAGCTGAAGTCACCCAGCTAATGTCACAAATCCTGAAAGAGTCAGAATTCAGTGATTTTGAAAGTGCTGTAAATAATTCTGAGTTTCAGCATTCCAGCAAAGGTGAATTGAGAGAAGGAGTTCTGAGAGTGTTACAGAACCTTGTTGGACCAAAGGTGGACTGGCCAAAGATCACTAGTTGTGTACAGAAGGATGAAACTGTAAGTGAGTACACTGAAAGATTTTGTCAGTCAGCTGCAGCATACAGTGGAATAGCTGACACTCCAGAGAAGGTGTTAGAGGATAATGGACCACTGGTCCGCATGTGGTTTGATGGGCTCTCATcagaatacaaaaatgcattgcctTTCTTAGACCTCACATGGTCCAATGGAACTCTGCAAAACAACTTAGATCGGTTAGCTATTTGGGAAAGAGACTCGGATGTCAAGACAAGAGTAAAGATTGCAGCAGCATCCTTTAAGGTCAACACAGAGAATCGACAGAAACGTAAATGTCCTAAGAGAGAAGGCAGTTGTCATTACTGTGGTAAACCTGGACATTGGATGAAAGAGtgtaggaaaaacaaaaagacatttaaagaaatgaacagcTTTACTCAGTCTACTTGCCACACTGAAACTGCCCCTCCCCTCTTCTCCAAACACTTGGAGCAACAGCTTACTGACATGCTAACCATTTGGGCTGTGAGTGCTTAA